A window of the Verminephrobacter eiseniae EF01-2 genome harbors these coding sequences:
- a CDS encoding ABC transporter ATP-binding protein has translation MLALVRLTELGARKPAQLSGGQQQRVALARALATHPRVLLLDESLSALDLQLRKEMQVELKRLQRETGITFVFVTHDQEEALTMSDRIAVMCAGRVQQVGSPAQIYERPTNRFVASFIGETNLLRAIAQEGVLDFGHAGRMALPDSSWTGPLTLAVRPERLQLITAEMAAALQSQGASVLQGTVRNLVYMGHDTTYSVQLQGQALCSVRTQNAQGAAQVFAVGDAVGLRLDAAALRRLND, from the coding sequence ATGCTGGCACTGGTGCGGCTCACGGAACTGGGCGCGCGCAAACCCGCGCAGTTGTCGGGCGGACAGCAGCAGCGCGTGGCTTTGGCCCGCGCACTGGCAACCCATCCGCGTGTGCTGCTGCTGGACGAATCCCTGTCCGCGCTGGACTTGCAACTGCGCAAGGAAATGCAGGTAGAACTCAAACGCTTGCAGCGCGAGACCGGCATCACCTTCGTGTTCGTGACGCATGACCAGGAAGAAGCCCTGACGATGTCGGACCGCATTGCAGTCATGTGCGCAGGCAGAGTCCAGCAAGTGGGGTCGCCGGCGCAAATATACGAGCGGCCAACGAACCGCTTCGTCGCAAGTTTCATTGGTGAAACCAACCTCTTGCGCGCCATCGCGCAAGAGGGCGTGCTGGACTTCGGCCATGCCGGACGGATGGCCTTGCCCGACAGTTCGTGGACGGGGCCACTGACTCTGGCCGTGCGGCCCGAGCGGCTGCAATTGATCACCGCCGAAATGGCGGCCGCATTGCAATCCCAAGGCGCATCCGTATTGCAGGGCACCGTGCGCAACCTGGTGTACATGGGGCATGACACCACCTACTCAGTGCAACTCCAGGGCCAGGCACTGTGCAGTGTGCGAACGCAAAACGCGCAGGGTGCGGCGCAGGTGTTTGCGGTCGGCGATGCAGTGGGTCTGCGCCTGGATGCAGCCGCATTGCGGCGGCTGAACGATTGA
- a CDS encoding ABC transporter permease: MTHRNTALWRFPGLGLNFGIALVFLYLPIVLLVLLSFNENNVATLWTGLSLRWYGIVFDNPNILRAAGNSMLVACVATVVSTVFAGMAALAMARRNFKGQNVISGMLGLPLLVPEIVTAVASLLFFLSLGMDLGLRTVTIAHIVFCIPFAYLPIRARLANMDPRLVEAAADLYASPGQAFRRITLPLLMPGIISGAMLAFIVSLDDFVITFFVAGPGATTLPVYIFGMVRMGITPEVNALAALLLIASMVFVGLSWWIGQRDRR, encoded by the coding sequence ATGACCCACCGCAACACCGCGCTGTGGCGCTTTCCCGGGCTGGGATTGAACTTCGGCATCGCATTGGTCTTTTTGTACCTGCCGATCGTGCTGCTGGTGCTGCTGTCGTTCAATGAAAACAACGTGGCCACCCTGTGGACCGGTTTGTCCCTGCGCTGGTACGGCATTGTCTTTGACAACCCGAACATCCTGCGGGCGGCCGGAAACTCGATGCTGGTGGCATGTGTCGCCACCGTCGTCTCCACGGTCTTCGCCGGCATGGCCGCGCTGGCCATGGCGCGCCGGAATTTCAAGGGCCAGAACGTGATCAGCGGCATGTTGGGGCTGCCGTTGCTGGTGCCGGAAATCGTCACTGCCGTGGCATCGCTGCTGTTTTTTCTGTCCTTGGGCATGGATTTGGGGCTGCGCACGGTGACGATAGCGCACATCGTGTTTTGCATTCCGTTCGCTTACCTGCCGATACGGGCGCGGCTGGCGAACATGGACCCGCGGCTGGTCGAGGCGGCGGCAGATCTGTACGCATCCCCCGGGCAGGCATTCCGCCGGATCACCCTGCCCTTGTTGATGCCGGGCATCATCAGCGGCGCGATGCTGGCATTCATCGTGTCGCTGGATGACTTCGTCATCACCTTCTTTGTCGCCGGCCCCGGCGCCACCACATTGCCGGTCTACATCTTTGGCATGGTGCGCATGGGGATCACGCCGGAAGTCAACGCCCTGGCGGCCTTGCTGCTGATCGCATCCATGGTGTTTGTCGGTCTTTCGTGGTGGATTGGCCAGCGCGACCGCCGTTGA
- a CDS encoding putative hydro-lyase yields the protein MQAPDATFADTREARQAIRAGRWRRHTSGLAPAYVQGNLVILPVDLASDFMRFCQSNPKPCPLLAVGQAGDPALPTLGRDIDIRTDVPAYRVYRDGVLVGEVDDLKALWRDDFVAFVLGCSFSFEHGLIEAGIPLRHVDEGKNVAMYRTNIQTVPAGPFHGPMVVSMRPMKAADAIRAVQITARVPQVHGAPVHIGDPALIGIADITQPDFGDAVRIAPDELPVFWACGVTPQAVVMAAKPALCITHSPGYMLITDMLNRDLPFA from the coding sequence ATGCAGGCGCCCGACGCAACGTTCGCAGACACCCGGGAGGCGCGGCAGGCCATCCGCGCCGGCCGCTGGCGCCGCCACACGAGCGGCCTCGCGCCGGCATACGTGCAGGGCAACCTGGTGATCCTGCCCGTGGACCTGGCCTCGGACTTCATGCGCTTTTGCCAGAGCAACCCGAAGCCGTGCCCGCTGCTGGCGGTCGGCCAGGCCGGCGACCCGGCGCTGCCCACGCTGGGGCGCGACATCGACATCCGCACCGACGTGCCCGCCTACCGCGTCTACCGCGATGGCGTGCTGGTGGGCGAGGTGGACGACCTGAAGGCGCTGTGGCGCGACGATTTCGTGGCCTTCGTGCTGGGCTGCTCGTTCTCGTTCGAGCACGGCCTCATCGAGGCGGGCATTCCGCTGCGCCATGTGGACGAAGGCAAGAACGTGGCCATGTACAGGACGAACATCCAGACCGTGCCGGCCGGCCCCTTCCACGGGCCGATGGTGGTGTCGATGCGCCCGATGAAGGCGGCCGACGCCATTCGCGCGGTGCAGATCACCGCGCGCGTACCCCAGGTGCACGGCGCGCCGGTGCACATCGGCGACCCCGCGCTCATCGGCATTGCCGACATCACTCAGCCCGACTTCGGCGATGCGGTGCGTATCGCGCCCGACGAACTGCCCGTGTTCTGGGCCTGCGGCGTGACGCCGCAGGCGGTGGTGATGGCCGCGAAACCCGCGCTGTGCATCACGCACTCGCCGGGCTACATGCTGATCACCGACATGCTCAACCGCGACCTCCCGTTCGCCTGA
- a CDS encoding NAD(P)(+) transhydrogenase (Re/Si-specific) subunit beta: protein MSMNLVTLLYLVASVCFIQALKGLSHPTTSIRGNLFGMAGMAIAILTTAALIVQLSGASAGKTQGMAALLTALLLGGAAGAVMAHRVEMTKMPELVAFMHSMIGLAAVFIAIAAVAEPWAFQIVAKGQPIPAGNRLELFLGAAIGAITFSGSVIAFGKLSGKYRLRLFQGAPVQFAGQHLLNLGLGLATLGLGLGFMLTGNWAAFFAMLALSFVLGLLIIIPIGGADMPVVVSMLNSYSGWAAAGIGFSLNNAMLIIAGSLVGSSGAILSYIMCKAMNRSFFNVILGGFGGDATAVAAADQRQRSVKSGSADDVAFVLGNAETVVIVPGYGLAVARAQHAVKELAAKLTSKGVTVKYAIHPVAGRMPGHMNVLLAEAEVPYDQVFEMEDINGEFGQADVAIILGANDVVNPAAHTKGSPIYGMPILEAYRAKTVIVNKRSMAAGYAGLDNELFYMDKTMMVFGDAKKVVEDIGKAME, encoded by the coding sequence ATGAGCATGAACCTGGTCACGCTGCTGTATCTGGTCGCCAGCGTCTGCTTCATACAGGCCCTCAAGGGGCTGAGCCACCCCACCACCTCGATCCGGGGCAACCTCTTCGGCATGGCCGGCATGGCCATTGCCATCCTGACCACGGCAGCGCTGATCGTGCAATTGTCCGGGGCGTCCGCCGGCAAGACCCAGGGCATGGCCGCCTTGCTCACCGCCTTGCTGCTCGGCGGGGCCGCCGGCGCGGTCATGGCCCACCGGGTCGAGATGACCAAGATGCCCGAATTGGTGGCCTTCATGCACAGCATGATCGGCCTGGCGGCGGTGTTCATTGCCATCGCCGCCGTGGCCGAGCCCTGGGCCTTCCAGATCGTCGCCAAGGGCCAGCCGATACCGGCCGGCAACCGGCTCGAACTATTCCTCGGGGCGGCCATCGGCGCCATCACGTTCAGCGGCTCGGTGATCGCCTTCGGCAAGCTGTCGGGCAAGTACCGGCTGCGGCTGTTCCAGGGCGCGCCGGTGCAGTTTGCCGGCCAGCACCTGCTGAACCTGGGGCTGGGCCTGGCGACGCTGGGCCTGGGCCTGGGGTTCATGCTCACCGGCAACTGGGCGGCCTTTTTTGCGATGCTGGCGCTGTCGTTCGTGCTCGGCCTGCTGATCATCATTCCGATTGGCGGCGCGGACATGCCGGTGGTGGTGTCCATGCTCAACAGCTACTCGGGCTGGGCGGCGGCCGGCATCGGTTTTTCGCTGAACAATGCCATGCTGATCATTGCCGGCTCGCTGGTGGGCAGTTCCGGCGCGATCCTGAGCTACATCATGTGCAAGGCCATGAACCGCTCGTTCTTCAACGTGATCCTGGGCGGCTTCGGCGGTGACGCAACGGCCGTCGCAGCGGCCGACCAGCGCCAGCGCAGCGTCAAAAGCGGCAGCGCCGACGATGTTGCCTTCGTGCTGGGCAACGCCGAAACCGTGGTCATCGTGCCGGGCTATGGCCTGGCCGTGGCGCGCGCCCAGCATGCCGTCAAGGAACTGGCGGCCAAGCTCACCAGCAAGGGCGTGACCGTGAAATACGCGATCCACCCGGTGGCCGGCCGCATGCCAGGCCACATGAACGTGCTGCTGGCCGAGGCCGAGGTGCCCTATGACCAGGTCTTCGAGATGGAAGACATCAACGGCGAATTCGGCCAGGCCGATGTCGCCATCATCCTGGGCGCCAACGACGTGGTGAACCCGGCCGCGCACACCAAGGGCAGCCCGATCTACGGCATGCCCATCCTGGAAGCCTACCGGGCCAAGACCGTGATCGTGAACAAGCGCTCCATGGCGGCGGGCTATGCGGGCCTGGACAACGAGCTGTTCTACATGGACAAGACCATGATGGTCTTTGGCGACGCCAAGAAGGTGGTCGAGGACATCGGCAAGGCGATGGAGTGA
- a CDS encoding ABC transporter permease: MVLPMLWVAVMSLLEAAPYGGVRWGHWTTDAYLRFFMELDLDGHWVLNTDYMAIFSRSFGLALAVVVITLGVGFPLALHIALQEESKRNHMLLWITIPFWVNLLVRTYAWILLLRNGGVIEQSLNLVGFQTGGLNILYTPLATGIGLVYAYLPFMVLPIYTSLEKMDWRLFEAALDLGATRWMALRRIVIPLAMPGIVAGCLLVFIPALGAYYIPELLGGGKQMMIGSLIQSQFGVARNWPFGSALAFALLSIVLAGMLLYTRRFKKALDT, from the coding sequence ATGGTGCTGCCGATGCTGTGGGTGGCTGTGATGTCACTGCTCGAAGCCGCCCCCTACGGCGGCGTGCGTTGGGGGCATTGGACGACGGATGCCTATTTGCGCTTTTTCATGGAGTTGGACCTCGATGGCCATTGGGTCCTGAATACCGACTACATGGCCATATTCTCCAGATCATTCGGGCTGGCGCTGGCCGTCGTGGTGATTACCCTCGGTGTCGGTTTTCCGCTGGCTTTGCACATTGCCCTTCAGGAAGAAAGCAAGCGCAACCACATGCTGCTGTGGATTACCATTCCATTTTGGGTCAACCTGCTGGTGCGCACTTACGCCTGGATATTGTTGCTGCGCAACGGCGGAGTGATCGAACAAAGCCTGAACCTGGTGGGCTTTCAGACCGGGGGACTCAACATTTTGTACACCCCGCTGGCGACAGGCATCGGTCTGGTCTACGCCTATCTGCCCTTCATGGTGCTGCCAATTTATACCAGCCTGGAAAAAATGGACTGGCGTCTGTTCGAAGCGGCGCTGGACCTGGGCGCTACGCGGTGGATGGCGCTGCGCCGGATCGTCATCCCTTTGGCCATGCCGGGGATTGTCGCGGGCTGCCTGCTGGTATTCATTCCGGCGCTGGGCGCTTATTACATCCCGGAACTGCTGGGGGGTGGCAAGCAAATGATGATTGGCAGCCTGATCCAGTCGCAATTCGGCGTGGCACGCAATTGGCCCTTCGGTTCGGCACTGGCTTTCGCATTGCTTTCGATCGTGCTGGCAGGCATGTTGCTGTATACGCGCCGGTTCAAAAAGGCTCTGGACACATGA
- a CDS encoding LysR family transcriptional regulator — MNTRFLETLVVLSRLKSFRETAQVLHTTQAAASQRIAALEDELGVFLVDRSHRTLTLTPVGEQVVRQAERMLALERELKRATQPDAPPAGRVRIGVIETVVHTWLTPLIHGLTRRFPAVDPDITVEPARNLREQFRQHKLDLLIQNDPVEEAAGNVELEVTPLSRFPIRWIARPDVWRTQDMLTLEDLERIPVLTYVRTSSPHAHVRALFAGRETEPRICSFPSVQSIVQLVKEGFGVAAIPPIFVQREIEAGDLKLCEGPALPALVVTVTRPRESSPAVAAIGTIIRQVVGSYCKTAGPPWAIDLQAEAGSA; from the coding sequence ATGAACACACGCTTTCTGGAGACGCTGGTCGTCCTTTCCCGCCTGAAGAGCTTTCGCGAGACGGCGCAGGTGCTGCACACCACGCAGGCGGCCGCATCGCAGCGCATCGCGGCGCTGGAAGACGAGCTAGGGGTTTTCCTTGTGGACCGCTCCCATCGCACCCTGACCCTCACGCCCGTCGGCGAGCAGGTGGTGCGGCAGGCCGAGCGCATGCTGGCGCTGGAACGCGAGCTCAAGCGCGCGACGCAACCCGATGCGCCGCCCGCCGGGCGCGTGCGCATCGGCGTGATCGAGACCGTGGTCCACACCTGGCTCACGCCGCTGATCCACGGGCTCACGCGCCGCTTTCCGGCGGTGGACCCGGACATCACCGTCGAGCCGGCGCGCAACCTGCGCGAGCAGTTCCGCCAGCACAAGCTCGACCTCTTGATCCAGAACGACCCGGTCGAAGAAGCAGCCGGCAATGTGGAACTCGAAGTGACGCCGCTGTCGCGCTTTCCGATCCGCTGGATCGCGCGGCCCGATGTGTGGCGCACGCAGGACATGCTGACGCTGGAGGACCTGGAGCGCATTCCGGTGCTGACCTATGTGCGCACCTCCAGCCCGCATGCGCATGTGCGCGCGCTGTTCGCGGGCCGCGAGACGGAACCGCGCATCTGTAGTTTCCCGTCGGTGCAGTCGATCGTGCAGCTCGTCAAGGAAGGCTTCGGCGTGGCGGCGATTCCGCCGATCTTCGTGCAGCGCGAGATCGAGGCCGGCGACCTGAAGCTCTGCGAGGGGCCCGCCCTGCCTGCGCTGGTCGTGACGGTGACGCGGCCCCGGGAATCGTCGCCCGCCGTGGCGGCGATCGGCACCATCATCCGGCAGGTGGTGGGGAGCTACTGCAAGACGGCCGGCCCGCCGTGGGCCATCGACCTGCAGGCGGAGGCCGGGTCGGCCTGA
- a CDS encoding extracellular solute-binding protein — MLGKIVTKLAALAMTAGILLSGAAHAEDAINLYNWSNYIPPDLLKKFEKDTGIKVHLDVYDSNETLLAKIKAGAAGYDVIVPTDYMIKIMIDEKLLTRFEAGKLANFKNVMPPLDKPSFDAKREYSAPYMWGVTGFTYDSARVPGGKLEDSWQSFFEPPAALKGRVAALNDANDIFSAASLYLGIDQCTEDPKAGQRILNVLEKQKPFLATYNSNGTIERMQAGEVIMHHQWNGSAFRTREKLKTAVFVIPREGVPFWNDNFAIPVGAKNPEGARKFIDWMMAPENIAIASNFTGYNNAIRGADQFMNAALRADPGVNPGDEMRKRFRPNQICSLKAMELRNRIWTRLMR; from the coding sequence ATGCTTGGGAAAATCGTGACCAAACTGGCCGCCCTGGCCATGACAGCCGGTATTTTGCTCTCCGGAGCAGCGCATGCCGAAGATGCCATCAATTTATACAACTGGTCCAACTACATTCCACCGGACTTGCTGAAGAAATTCGAGAAAGACACCGGCATCAAAGTGCACCTCGATGTCTACGATTCCAATGAGACATTGCTGGCCAAAATCAAGGCCGGGGCTGCCGGCTATGATGTCATCGTTCCGACGGATTACATGATAAAGATCATGATCGACGAAAAGCTGCTCACCCGGTTCGAGGCCGGCAAGCTGGCCAACTTCAAGAACGTCATGCCCCCGCTGGACAAGCCTTCCTTTGACGCAAAACGGGAATACTCCGCGCCCTATATGTGGGGCGTCACCGGTTTCACATATGACAGCGCGCGCGTTCCGGGCGGCAAACTCGAAGACAGTTGGCAATCGTTCTTCGAACCCCCCGCCGCGCTCAAGGGACGGGTAGCGGCGCTGAATGATGCAAACGACATATTTTCCGCCGCATCCCTGTACCTGGGCATAGACCAATGTACCGAAGACCCGAAAGCCGGTCAGAGGATTCTGAACGTTCTCGAAAAACAAAAACCCTTTCTGGCCACGTACAACTCGAATGGAACCATTGAACGCATGCAAGCCGGGGAAGTGATAATGCATCACCAGTGGAACGGTAGCGCCTTCCGCACCAGGGAAAAGCTCAAGACCGCCGTGTTCGTGATTCCACGCGAAGGAGTGCCTTTCTGGAACGATAATTTTGCGATTCCCGTGGGCGCAAAAAATCCCGAAGGGGCCAGGAAATTCATCGATTGGATGATGGCTCCAGAGAACATTGCCATCGCCTCCAACTTCACTGGCTACAACAATGCCATCAGGGGTGCGGACCAATTCATGAATGCCGCTTTGCGTGCCGACCCCGGCGTGAATCCCGGCGACGAAATGCGCAAGCGCTTCCGGCCCAACCAGATCTGTAGCCTCAAAGCCATGGAATTGCGCAACAGGATCTGGACGCGGCTGATGCGCTAG
- a CDS encoding MFS transporter produces MWLQETKPQERRTLVAAFAGYGVDAFDYMIYTFMIPTLILVWGMTKTEAGYIATGALVTSAIGGWLAGILADRYGRVRILQLTVLWFSFFTFLSGFTQSPEQLFVTRALQGLGFGGEWSVGSVLIAEMIQARHRGKAVGLVQSSWAVGWGVSAIAFWAVYALLEPALAWRVLFWIGVLPALLILYIRRNISDPEVYHQTRARMAQEGDKGNFLEIFSPQLLKTTILAGLLATGMQGGYYAVTTWLPTYLKMERNLSVFNTSGYLLVLILGSFVGYLTSAWLSDKLGRRRCFMLFALCAGLLVIAYTQIPITDGMMLVLGFPLGFFLSGIFSGMGAYLSELFPSRVRGSGQGFCYNFGRAVGSICPALIGYMSTSMPLGIAIGYMAAGGYLLVIVASLLLPETGGLELSSED; encoded by the coding sequence ATGTGGCTGCAGGAAACCAAACCCCAGGAGCGCCGGACGCTGGTCGCGGCCTTTGCCGGCTACGGCGTCGATGCGTTCGACTACATGATCTACACCTTCATGATCCCCACGCTGATCCTGGTGTGGGGCATGACGAAGACCGAGGCCGGCTACATCGCGACCGGCGCGCTGGTCACCTCGGCCATCGGCGGCTGGCTCGCGGGCATCCTGGCCGACAGATACGGCCGCGTGCGCATCCTGCAGCTCACGGTGCTGTGGTTCAGCTTCTTCACCTTCCTGAGCGGCTTCACGCAGTCGCCCGAGCAGCTTTTCGTCACGCGCGCGCTGCAGGGCCTGGGCTTCGGTGGTGAATGGTCGGTGGGCTCGGTGCTCATTGCCGAGATGATCCAGGCGCGCCACCGCGGCAAGGCCGTGGGGCTGGTGCAGAGCAGTTGGGCGGTGGGCTGGGGCGTCTCGGCCATCGCGTTCTGGGCCGTGTATGCCTTGCTGGAGCCGGCGCTCGCCTGGCGCGTGCTGTTCTGGATCGGCGTGCTGCCGGCGCTGTTGATCCTCTACATCCGCCGCAACATCAGCGACCCCGAGGTCTATCACCAGACCCGTGCGCGCATGGCGCAGGAGGGAGACAAGGGCAACTTCCTGGAGATCTTCTCGCCCCAGTTGCTCAAGACCACGATCCTCGCGGGCCTGCTGGCCACCGGCATGCAGGGCGGCTACTACGCGGTGACCACCTGGCTGCCGACCTACCTGAAGATGGAGCGCAACCTCTCGGTGTTCAACACCAGCGGCTACCTGCTGGTGCTGATCCTCGGCTCCTTCGTGGGCTACCTCACGAGCGCGTGGCTCTCGGACAAGCTGGGTCGCCGCCGCTGCTTCATGCTGTTCGCGCTGTGCGCCGGGTTGCTGGTGATTGCGTACACGCAGATCCCGATCACCGACGGGATGATGCTGGTGCTCGGCTTTCCGCTCGGCTTCTTTCTCTCGGGCATTTTCTCGGGCATGGGGGCCTATCTGAGCGAGCTGTTTCCCAGCCGCGTGCGCGGTTCGGGCCAGGGCTTTTGCTACAACTTCGGCCGCGCCGTCGGCTCGATCTGCCCGGCGCTCATCGGCTACATGAGCACCTCGATGCCGCTGGGCATTGCCATCGGCTACATGGCGGCGGGTGGCTACCTGCTGGTGATCGTCGCTTCGCTGCTGCTGCCCGAAACGGGCGGGCTCGAGCTCTCGTCGGAGGACTGA
- a CDS encoding NAD(P) transhydrogenase subunit alpha — protein sequence MDTVSPTLINLIIFVLAIYVGYHVVWTVTPALHTPLMALTNAVSAIVIVGAMLAAALTETLLGQSMGVLAVALAAVNVFGGFLVTRRMLAMFRKKAKPAAPQAEGGRT from the coding sequence ATGGACACCGTCTCTCCCACCCTGATCAACCTGATCATCTTTGTGCTGGCCATCTACGTCGGCTACCACGTCGTGTGGACGGTCACCCCAGCCCTGCACACGCCGCTGATGGCGCTGACCAACGCCGTTTCTGCCATCGTCATCGTCGGCGCCATGCTGGCTGCGGCCCTGACCGAGACCCTGCTGGGCCAGAGCATGGGCGTGCTGGCCGTGGCGCTGGCCGCAGTCAACGTCTTCGGCGGCTTTCTGGTCACGCGGCGCATGTTGGCGATGTTCCGCAAGAAAGCCAAGCCGGCCGCGCCCCAGGCCGAAGGAGGCCGGACATGA
- the fba gene encoding class II fructose-bisphosphate aldolase (catalyzes the reversible aldol condensation of dihydroxyacetonephosphate and glyceraldehyde 3-phosphate in the Calvin cycle, glycolysis, and/or gluconeogenesis), with protein sequence MPLVSMRELLDHAASNGYGIPAFNVNNLEQVQAVVAAADEVGAPVILQASAGARKYAGASFIKHLILAAAEAYPHIPLVMHQDHGASPQVCQGAIDLGFGSVMMDGSLLEDGKTPATFEYNVAVTRQVVQMAHQVGVTVEGELGCLGNLETGAAGEEDGVGAEGRLERSQMLTDPEEAASFVKATQLDALAIAIGTSHGAYKFSRIPSADILAIDRVKQIHQRIPNTHLVMHGSSSVPAPLLAIINQYGGKIKQTYGVPVAQIQEAIRHGVRKINIDTDIRLAMTGAVRQFLHENPDKFDAREWLKPAREAAKAVCRQRYIDFGCEGQGARIKGHSLQAVAAQYAAGTLAQVVH encoded by the coding sequence ATGCCCCTCGTTTCGATGCGCGAACTGCTCGACCATGCTGCCAGCAACGGCTATGGCATTCCGGCCTTCAACGTCAACAACCTGGAACAGGTCCAGGCCGTGGTCGCCGCAGCCGATGAAGTCGGCGCCCCGGTGATCCTGCAAGCCAGCGCCGGTGCGCGCAAATACGCTGGCGCGTCGTTCATCAAGCATCTGATCCTGGCCGCCGCCGAAGCCTATCCGCATATTCCGCTGGTGATGCACCAGGACCATGGCGCATCGCCGCAGGTCTGCCAGGGCGCCATCGATCTGGGTTTTGGCTCGGTGATGATGGACGGCTCGCTGCTGGAAGATGGCAAGACCCCGGCCACGTTTGAATACAACGTCGCCGTGACGCGCCAAGTGGTACAGATGGCGCACCAGGTGGGCGTCACCGTCGAAGGCGAGCTCGGCTGCCTGGGCAACCTGGAAACCGGCGCTGCCGGCGAAGAAGACGGGGTCGGCGCCGAAGGCCGGCTCGAGCGCAGCCAGATGCTGACCGACCCCGAGGAGGCGGCCAGCTTCGTCAAGGCCACCCAGCTCGATGCGCTGGCAATTGCCATCGGCACCAGCCACGGCGCCTACAAATTCAGCCGCATCCCCAGCGCTGACATCCTGGCCATCGACCGCGTCAAGCAAATCCACCAGCGCATCCCCAACACCCATCTGGTGATGCACGGCTCCTCGTCGGTGCCGGCGCCGCTGCTGGCCATCATCAACCAGTACGGCGGCAAGATCAAACAGACCTACGGCGTGCCGGTGGCGCAAATCCAGGAAGCCATACGGCATGGCGTGCGCAAGATCAATATCGACACCGATATCCGCCTGGCGATGACCGGCGCGGTGCGCCAATTCCTGCACGAAAACCCGGACAAATTCGATGCCCGCGAGTGGCTCAAGCCGGCCCGCGAAGCGGCCAAGGCGGTGTGCCGGCAGCGCTACATCGATTTCGGCTGCGAAGGCCAGGGCGCCAGGATCAAGGGGCACAGCCTGCAAGCGGTGGCCGCCCAGTACGCTGCGGGCACCTTGGCGCAGGTGGTGCACTGA
- a CDS encoding Re/Si-specific NAD(P)(+) transhydrogenase subunit alpha, which produces MLIGVPAESSAGETRVAATPETVKKLKAQGHTLRIESGAGTAASVPDAAYAAAGAELSDAAGAWGADLVLKVRSPSPAETPRLRAGATVVGMLDPLDAAGLQRLAGAGVTAYALEAAPRTTRAQSMDVLSSQANIAGYKAVMIAADRYQRFFPMLMTAAGTVKAARVVILGVGVAGLQAIATAKRLGAVIEASDVRPSVKEQVESLGGKFIEVSYDTDEEKQAAVGAGGYAKPMPASWLARQQAEVAKRVALADVVIGTALIPGRAAPTLITADMVKSMKPGSVIVDIAAGKGPGGVGGNCPLSEADKTVVQHGVTIVGATNLAALVAADASALYARNVLDFLKLIINREGALHIDLQDDIVAACLMTHEGAVRRA; this is translated from the coding sequence ATGCTGATTGGTGTGCCGGCGGAATCCAGCGCAGGAGAGACCCGGGTCGCTGCGACGCCCGAAACCGTCAAAAAGCTCAAGGCCCAGGGCCATACGCTGCGTATCGAATCAGGTGCCGGCACGGCGGCGAGCGTGCCCGATGCGGCTTATGCGGCGGCCGGGGCCGAACTGTCCGATGCCGCAGGCGCCTGGGGCGCGGACCTGGTGCTGAAGGTGCGCAGCCCCTCGCCGGCCGAAACACCACGGCTGCGCGCTGGCGCCACGGTGGTGGGCATGCTCGATCCGCTCGATGCGGCGGGCCTGCAACGGCTGGCCGGCGCGGGGGTGACGGCCTATGCGCTGGAAGCGGCCCCGCGCACCACGCGGGCGCAGAGCATGGACGTGCTGTCCTCGCAGGCCAATATCGCCGGCTACAAGGCCGTGATGATTGCCGCCGACCGTTACCAGCGCTTCTTCCCGATGCTGATGACGGCGGCCGGCACGGTCAAGGCCGCGCGCGTCGTCATCCTCGGCGTCGGCGTGGCGGGCCTGCAGGCCATTGCCACAGCCAAGCGCCTGGGCGCCGTCATCGAGGCGTCCGACGTGCGGCCGAGCGTCAAGGAGCAGGTCGAATCGCTCGGCGGCAAGTTCATCGAGGTCTCCTACGACACCGATGAAGAAAAGCAGGCCGCCGTCGGCGCCGGCGGCTATGCCAAGCCGATGCCGGCAAGCTGGCTCGCGCGCCAGCAGGCCGAAGTCGCCAAGCGCGTCGCGCTCGCCGATGTCGTCATCGGCACCGCCCTCATTCCGGGCCGCGCCGCGCCGACGCTCATCACCGCAGACATGGTCAAGTCCATGAAGCCGGGTTCGGTGATCGTCGACATCGCCGCCGGCAAGGGCCCCGGCGGCGTGGGCGGCAACTGCCCGCTGTCGGAAGCCGACAAGACCGTGGTGCAACACGGCGTGACCATCGTTGGCGCGACCAACCTCGCGGCGCTGGTGGCAGCCGATGCCTCGGCGCTGTATGCGCGCAATGTGCTGGACTTTCTCAAACTCATCATCAACCGCGAAGGCGCGCTGCACATCGACCTGCAGGACGACATCGTTGCCGCCTGCCTGATGACGCACGAGGGTGCGGTCAGGCGCGCATGA